The following coding sequences are from one Enterococcus sp. 4G2_DIV0659 window:
- the rplV gene encoding 50S ribosomal protein L22 has product MSEQITSAKATAKTVRTSPRKARLVIDLIRGKSVADAISILKFTPNKSAGIIEKVLMSAVANAENNFDLDVENLVVSEAFVNEGPTMKRFRPRAKGSASPINKRTSHLTVVVSEK; this is encoded by the coding sequence ATGTCAGAACAAATTACATCAGCTAAGGCAACTGCAAAAACAGTTCGCACTTCACCTCGTAAAGCCCGTTTAGTAATCGATCTTATCAGAGGTAAAAGCGTTGCGGATGCAATTTCAATCTTGAAATTCACACCGAACAAATCAGCTGGAATCATTGAGAAAGTTTTAATGTCAGCAGTTGCTAACGCAGAAAATAACTTTGACTTAGACGTTGAAAACTTAGTAGTATCTGAAGCATTTGTCAACGAAGGACCAACAATGAAACGTTTCCGTCCACGTGCAAAAGGTTCAGCATCACCAATCAACAAACGTACAAGTCATCTTACAGTAGT
- the rplD gene encoding 50S ribosomal protein L4: MPNVALFKQDGTQNGEITLNEEIFGIEPNETVVYDAIIMQRASLRQGTHSVKHRGEVRGGGRKPWRQKGTGRARQGSIRSPQWRGGGVVFGPTPRSYSYKLPKKVRRLAMKSVLSDKVAENNLVAVDALSFDAPKTKEFKQVLTNLSIDAKVLVVLEAGNDFAALSARNLPNVSVVTSDNVSVLDIVSNTKVLATQTALTQIEEVLA, from the coding sequence ATGCCGAATGTAGCATTATTTAAACAAGATGGAACTCAAAATGGTGAAATCACATTAAACGAAGAAATTTTCGGAATCGAACCAAATGAAACAGTTGTCTACGATGCAATCATCATGCAACGTGCTTCATTAAGACAAGGAACACACTCAGTTAAACACCGCGGAGAAGTTCGTGGCGGTGGCCGTAAACCATGGCGTCAAAAAGGAACTGGACGTGCCCGTCAAGGTTCAATCCGTTCACCACAATGGCGTGGAGGTGGCGTAGTTTTCGGACCAACACCACGTTCTTACAGCTACAAACTTCCTAAAAAAGTTCGTCGTTTAGCAATGAAATCTGTATTGTCAGATAAAGTTGCTGAAAACAACTTGGTAGCCGTTGATGCGTTAAGCTTCGATGCACCAAAAACAAAAGAATTCAAACAAGTTCTTACAAACTTATCTATTGATGCGAAAGTATTAGTTGTTTTAGAAGCAGGAAATGATTTTGCAGCGTTGTCTGCACGTAATCTACCTAACGTTTCTGTAGTAACTTCTGATAACGTAAGTGTTCTAGATATCGTTTCTAATACTAAAGTATTGGCAACACAAACTGCTCTTACTCAAATTGAGGAGGTGCTTGCATAA
- a CDS encoding 50S ribosomal protein L23, producing MNLLDVIKRPVITEKSMLAMDEKKYTFEVDTRANKTLVKQAVEAAFDGVKVKNVNIINVRPKFKRMGKYAGYTKKRRKAVVTLTNDSKEIQIFDAAE from the coding sequence ATGAACTTACTAGACGTAATTAAACGCCCAGTGATCACTGAAAAATCCATGCTTGCTATGGACGAAAAGAAATACACTTTCGAAGTGGACACTCGCGCAAACAAAACATTAGTAAAACAAGCTGTAGAAGCAGCTTTTGACGGTGTTAAAGTTAAAAACGTAAACATCATCAACGTGCGTCCTAAATTCAAACGCATGGGTAAATATGCAGGATATACTAAAAAACGTCGCAAAGCTGTTGTGACATTAACAAATGATTCAAAAGAAATCCAAATTTTCGATGCTGCTGAATAA
- a CDS encoding solute:sodium symporter family transporter, which produces MNLFSLISFVVIVACVWLFAYRRARGVDTSGSEGFFMGGRSLTALPIAGSIIMTNLSTEQIVGQNGQSYHAGMEVMAWEVTAAIAIVALAVIFLPKYFKYGINTVSDFIEIRYDTVTKRVISILFIVTYMISFLPVVLYSGSLVFNKIFHIDELLGVRPIVAIILVAFIIGLIGILYLLIGGLSLSANSDTVYGVGLLVCGLMIPILGVMKLGDGNFISGIDYIVDQTPWLLNSVGAIDSAIVPWPTLITGMLFNNLYFWCTNQMIVQKALSGKNLAEAQKGAFIVGLFKVFGALFLVFPGIVARNIFGEALMNNPDNAYPYLVTEVLPQALFGVFAAVIFGAILSSFAGALNATATLFSLDFYKPVINKQADDRQIARAGKIVTIIVGVISVVVAPFISFAPAGLYQFVQEFNGLYNMPLLVIILFAFYSKKATATAAKSTIVIHIVLYALSKVFLKDIHFLYVLSLLFFLDVLIMLVISKWKPDGNFVLESFDTKVDIKPWRYTKVVSVVLVVIVILTYIAFSPIGLAKL; this is translated from the coding sequence GTGTATGGCTGTTTGCTTATCGTCGCGCTAGAGGCGTAGATACTTCAGGCTCAGAAGGGTTTTTTATGGGTGGGAGAAGTCTAACAGCCTTGCCAATTGCAGGTTCTATCATTATGACTAATTTATCTACAGAACAAATCGTTGGGCAAAATGGTCAAAGTTATCATGCAGGAATGGAAGTGATGGCTTGGGAAGTGACGGCGGCGATTGCGATCGTTGCTTTGGCAGTAATCTTTTTACCCAAATATTTTAAGTATGGTATTAATACTGTTTCGGATTTTATTGAAATCCGTTATGATACAGTGACAAAACGGGTTATTTCGATTTTATTCATTGTGACATACATGATTTCCTTTTTACCAGTTGTTTTATATTCAGGTTCGCTAGTGTTTAATAAAATTTTTCATATCGATGAACTCTTGGGTGTTCGACCGATCGTTGCCATTATTCTAGTTGCTTTCATCATCGGTTTGATCGGTATTCTTTATTTGTTGATTGGCGGGCTCTCGCTAAGTGCCAATAGTGATACCGTTTATGGTGTGGGATTGTTAGTTTGTGGACTAATGATTCCGATTTTAGGTGTGATGAAATTAGGTGATGGCAACTTTATTAGCGGTATTGACTATATTGTTGATCAAACGCCATGGTTGTTGAATTCAGTTGGAGCGATCGATTCTGCAATCGTGCCATGGCCAACCTTAATCACAGGTATGCTGTTTAATAATTTGTATTTCTGGTGTACAAATCAAATGATTGTACAAAAAGCTTTGTCAGGCAAAAACCTAGCGGAGGCTCAAAAAGGAGCATTTATTGTTGGGCTTTTCAAGGTATTCGGTGCCTTGTTCTTAGTCTTTCCAGGGATTGTGGCTCGAAATATTTTTGGAGAAGCATTGATGAACAATCCAGATAATGCCTATCCCTATTTAGTGACAGAAGTTCTGCCGCAAGCACTGTTTGGTGTTTTTGCTGCTGTGATTTTCGGTGCGATTCTCTCTTCTTTTGCAGGAGCTTTGAATGCTACTGCAACATTGTTTTCGCTAGATTTCTACAAACCTGTGATTAATAAACAGGCGGACGATCGACAAATTGCCCGCGCGGGAAAAATTGTTACTATAATAGTAGGCGTAATATCCGTTGTGGTAGCTCCGTTTATTTCATTTGCTCCGGCTGGTCTGTATCAATTCGTTCAAGAATTTAATGGATTGTACAATATGCCGCTGTTAGTGATTATCTTATTTGCCTTTTATTCTAAAAAAGCGACAGCGACTGCTGCGAAATCAACAATTGTTATTCATATTGTTTTGTATGCGTTGTCAAAAGTATTCTTAAAAGATATCCACTTTTTATATGTATTAAGCTTGTTGTTTTTCTTAGACGTGTTGATTATGCTGGTGATCTCCAAGTGGAAACCAGACGGCAACTTTGTCTTGGAATCATTCGATACAAAAGTAGATATTAAACCATGGCGTTATACAAAGGTTGTTTCTGTAGTCTTGGTTGTGATCGTCATTTTAACTTATATCGCTTTTTCTCCTATAGGTTTGGCAAAATTGTAA
- a CDS encoding PTS sugar transporter subunit IIB → MEKNILIVCEAGISASLLVSKILEALRDKQLEYSIDYAPVSRIQEKLNFKNYDVLLLTPQVARYQDKIQKIIDQEKCTSKIVFIKPEDFQYMNVERIISDL, encoded by the coding sequence GTGGAAAAAAATATATTGATTGTCTGTGAGGCTGGAATCAGTGCATCGTTACTTGTCTCGAAAATTCTTGAAGCACTTAGGGACAAACAATTGGAGTATTCAATTGATTATGCACCAGTAAGCCGCATTCAAGAGAAACTTAATTTCAAAAATTATGATGTATTACTTCTAACGCCTCAAGTTGCAAGATATCAGGACAAGATCCAAAAAATCATCGATCAGGAAAAATGTACCTCTAAAATCGTATTTATAAAACCAGAAGATTTTCAATATATGAATGTTGAACGAATCATTAGCGACTTGTAA
- the rplB gene encoding 50S ribosomal protein L2 translates to MAIKKYKPTTNGRRNMTASDFAEITTSTPEKSLLAPLKNHAGRNNNGRITVRHQGGGHKRQYRLIDFKRNKDNVVAVVKTIEYDPNRSANIALVHYEDGVKAYILAPKGLEVGMRLVSGPEADIKVGNALPLENIPVGTVVHNIEMKPGKGGQLIRSAGTSAQVLGKEGKYVLIRLNSGEVRMILATCRATVGAVGNEQHELINIGKAGRSRWMRKRPTVRGSVMNPNDHPHGGGEGKQPIGRKAPVSPWGQPAIGLKTRNKKAKSDKLIVRRRTK, encoded by the coding sequence GTGGCGATTAAAAAGTACAAACCTACCACAAATGGCCGTCGTAATATGACAGCGTCTGATTTCGCAGAAATCACGACATCAACACCAGAAAAATCGTTATTGGCGCCATTAAAAAACCATGCTGGTCGTAACAACAACGGTCGTATCACTGTTCGTCATCAAGGTGGCGGTCACAAACGTCAATACCGTTTGATCGACTTCAAACGTAACAAAGACAACGTTGTAGCGGTTGTTAAAACGATCGAGTATGATCCAAATCGTTCAGCTAACATTGCGTTAGTACATTACGAAGATGGAGTTAAAGCATACATCTTAGCACCAAAAGGATTAGAAGTAGGCATGCGCCTTGTTTCAGGTCCAGAAGCAGATATTAAAGTAGGGAACGCATTACCATTGGAAAATATTCCAGTAGGTACTGTTGTTCACAACATTGAAATGAAACCTGGTAAAGGCGGTCAATTGATTCGTTCAGCTGGAACAAGTGCTCAAGTACTTGGTAAAGAAGGCAAATACGTATTAATCCGTTTGAACTCAGGCGAAGTTCGTATGATCTTGGCAACTTGCCGTGCAACTGTCGGTGCTGTTGGTAACGAACAACACGAATTAATCAACATCGGTAAAGCTGGACGTTCTCGTTGGATGCGTAAACGCCCAACTGTACGTGGTAGCGTAATGAACCCGAACGATCACCCACACGGTGGTGGTGAAGGTAAACAACCGATTGGACGTAAAGCTCCAGTATCACCTTGGGGTCAACCAGCTATCGGCTTGAAAACTCGTAACAAAAAAGCTAAATCTGACAAACTTATCGTTCGTCGTCGTACTAAATAA
- the rpsS gene encoding 30S ribosomal protein S19: MGRSLKKGPFVDEHLMKKVEAQEGAEKKKVIKTWSRRSTIFPQFVGFTIAVYDGRKHVPVYIQEDMVGHKLGEFAPTRTYRGHGADDKKTRR; this comes from the coding sequence ATGGGTCGTAGTTTGAAAAAAGGACCTTTCGTCGATGAGCATCTAATGAAAAAAGTAGAAGCTCAAGAAGGTGCCGAAAAGAAAAAAGTAATTAAAACTTGGTCTCGCCGTTCTACAATTTTCCCACAATTCGTTGGGTTTACAATTGCAGTATATGATGGACGTAAACACGTTCCTGTATACATTCAAGAAGACATGGTAGGACATAAATTAGGTGAATTTGCACCAACTAGAACTTATCGTGGCCACGGAGCCGACGATAAGAAAACTAGACGTTAA
- the rplC gene encoding 50S ribosomal protein L3, which translates to MTKGILGKKVGMTQIFTESGELIPVTVVEATPNVVLQVKTVETDGYEAIQVGYQDKREVLSNKPAKGHVAKANTAPKRFIKEFKNVELGEYEVGKEIKVDVFQAGDIIDVTGTTKGKGFQGVIKRHGQSRGPMSHGSRYHRRPGSMGPVAPNRVFKNKKLAGRMGGNRVTIQNLEIVKVDAERNVIMIKGNIPGAKKSLITIKSAVKAK; encoded by the coding sequence ATGACCAAAGGAATCTTAGGGAAAAAAGTGGGAATGACACAAATCTTTACTGAGTCTGGTGAATTAATTCCAGTAACAGTAGTTGAAGCTACTCCAAACGTAGTTTTACAAGTAAAAACTGTTGAAACTGACGGATACGAAGCTATCCAAGTTGGTTACCAAGACAAACGTGAAGTTTTATCGAACAAACCTGCGAAAGGTCATGTTGCAAAAGCAAACACGGCTCCTAAGCGCTTCATTAAGGAATTCAAGAATGTTGAGCTAGGAGAATACGAAGTAGGTAAAGAAATTAAGGTAGATGTTTTCCAAGCAGGAGACATTATTGATGTTACAGGAACTACGAAAGGTAAAGGATTCCAAGGCGTTATCAAACGTCACGGACAAAGCCGTGGACCAATGAGTCACGGATCTCGTTACCACCGTCGTCCTGGGTCAATGGGTCCAGTTGCACCTAACCGTGTATTTAAAAATAAAAAACTTGCTGGCCGTATGGGTGGCAACCGCGTAACAATTCAAAACCTTGAAATTGTTAAAGTGGACGCTGAAAGAAATGTAATCATGATCAAAGGTAACATTCCTGGAGCGAAAAAATCATTAATCACAATCAAATCAGCTGTGAAAGCTAAATAA
- the rpsJ gene encoding 30S ribosomal protein S10: protein MAKQKIRIRLKAYEHRILDQSADKIVETAKRTGADVSGPIPLPTERSLYTVIRATHKYKDSREQFEMRTHKRLIDIVNPTPKTVDALMKLDLPSGVNIEIKL, encoded by the coding sequence ATGGCAAAACAAAAGATTCGTATCCGTTTAAAAGCGTATGAACACCGTATTTTAGATCAATCAGCGGATAAAATTGTGGAAACAGCAAAAAGAACTGGAGCTGACGTATCAGGTCCGATTCCATTACCAACAGAACGCTCACTTTACACAGTTATTCGTGCGACTCATAAATACAAAGATTCTCGCGAACAATTCGAAATGCGTACGCACAAACGTCTAATCGACATTGTGAACCCAACACCAAAAACAGTTGATGCTTTAATGAAGCTTGACTTACCGTCTGGTGTAAATATTGAAATCAAACTATAA